The following are encoded together in the Bacillus sp. NP157 genome:
- a CDS encoding lytic transglycosylase domain-containing protein produces the protein MLCVLLSGVLAAPAFAGALYRCTGSTGETVFSGTAAGYKDCKRIGSTPAARPARPFHAPSAASSLPDVVLAPGKASASGAAPATGGSPTPPVDLAATPRPSFKGVSAGVVGPDEPVTSLVGVVGGVVTDAEAKTEAAKAELPPVMAPKGSWDYKESASTDLAASPAPAAPSGSRVLRGAVYRITRADGGVEYTNIPQAAAEGRSVKMLFTYIATCVACDVHSRIDFNSVALNLTSYGDVIRTASVDYHVDEALLRAVIHAESAFNPRALSVAGAQGLMQLIPSTARDMGVRDAFDAEQNIRGGARYLALLLQNFNGNERLAAAAYNAGPGAVQRYNGVPPYDETQVYVERVGLLRKRYTESLRRPGTGVPLADRGAM, from the coding sequence ATGCTCTGCGTCCTGCTGTCGGGCGTGCTGGCGGCCCCCGCGTTCGCCGGGGCGCTGTATCGCTGCACCGGTAGCACGGGAGAGACCGTTTTTTCCGGCACCGCGGCGGGCTACAAGGACTGCAAGCGGATCGGCAGCACGCCGGCGGCCCGTCCGGCCCGGCCGTTCCATGCCCCGTCGGCCGCCAGCTCGCTTCCGGACGTGGTGCTTGCACCGGGCAAGGCGTCCGCGTCCGGTGCTGCGCCGGCCACGGGCGGTTCGCCGACGCCACCGGTGGACCTGGCGGCGACGCCGCGACCCTCGTTCAAGGGTGTTTCCGCGGGCGTGGTCGGGCCCGACGAACCGGTGACCTCGCTGGTCGGCGTGGTCGGCGGCGTGGTGACGGACGCCGAGGCGAAGACCGAGGCGGCGAAGGCCGAGTTGCCGCCGGTGATGGCGCCGAAGGGTAGCTGGGACTACAAGGAGTCCGCCTCCACCGACCTGGCAGCGAGTCCGGCACCGGCCGCACCGAGTGGCTCGCGCGTCTTGCGCGGCGCGGTGTACCGGATCACCCGGGCCGATGGCGGGGTGGAATACACGAACATCCCGCAGGCCGCGGCGGAGGGCAGGAGCGTCAAGATGCTCTTTACCTATATCGCGACCTGCGTGGCCTGCGACGTCCATTCGCGGATCGACTTCAACAGCGTGGCGCTCAACCTCACCTCGTACGGCGACGTGATCCGCACGGCGAGCGTGGATTACCACGTCGACGAGGCGCTGCTGCGTGCCGTGATCCATGCGGAAAGCGCGTTCAACCCGCGGGCGTTGTCAGTGGCTGGCGCCCAGGGACTGATGCAGCTGATCCCGAGCACGGCCCGCGACATGGGTGTGCGCGATGCCTTCGATGCGGAGCAGAACATCCGCGGTGGCGCGCGCTATCTCGCCCTGCTGCTGCAGAACTTCAACGGCAACGAGCGCCTGGCGGCAGCGGCCTATAACGCCGGCCCCGGCGCGGTACAGCGCTACAACGGCGTGCCGCCCTATGACGAGACCCAGGTCTACGTCGAGCGAGTGGGCTTGCTGCGCAAGCGCTATACGGAGAGCCTGAGGCGGCCGGGGACCGGCGTTCCGCTGGCCGATCGCGGGGCGATGTAA
- the miaB gene encoding tRNA (N6-isopentenyl adenosine(37)-C2)-methylthiotransferase MiaB encodes MSGKLFIKTHGCQMNEYDSAKMADVLRASHGLELTQDESEADVILVNTCSIREKAQEKVFSQLGKWKQHKANGKPVLIGVGGCVASQEGDAILKRAPYVDLVFGPQTLHRLPEMIEANRSSGKAQVDISFPEIEKFDRLPEPRAEGPTAFVSIMEGCSKYCSYCVVPYTRGEEISRPFDDVIVEVAQLAEQGVREVNLLGQNVNAYRGPMHDGDIADLSVLIHAIAQIDGIGRIRFTTSHPLEFSDSLIEAYASVPQLANYLHLPVQAGSDRILSAMKRGYTAIEFKQKIRKLRAVRPDICISSDFIVGFPGETEDDFQKTMKLIDDIGFDQSFSFIFSSRPGTPAANLADDTPADEKHARLMRLQAAINENARKINEAMVGSVQRVLVEKPSRKNPNEMTGRTENMRFVNFPGHPRMIGQFVDVLITEAMSNSLRGRVHVLM; translated from the coding sequence ATGAGCGGCAAGCTTTTCATCAAGACCCACGGTTGCCAGATGAACGAGTACGACTCGGCCAAGATGGCCGACGTGCTGCGTGCGTCCCATGGCCTGGAGTTGACCCAGGACGAATCCGAAGCGGACGTCATCCTGGTCAACACCTGCTCCATCCGCGAGAAGGCCCAGGAAAAGGTCTTCAGCCAGCTGGGCAAGTGGAAGCAGCACAAGGCGAACGGCAAGCCCGTGCTGATCGGCGTCGGCGGCTGCGTGGCCTCGCAGGAAGGCGACGCCATCCTCAAGCGTGCCCCGTACGTGGACCTGGTGTTCGGCCCGCAGACCCTGCACCGCCTGCCCGAGATGATCGAAGCCAACCGCAGCAGCGGCAAGGCCCAGGTCGACATCAGCTTCCCCGAGATCGAGAAGTTCGACCGCCTGCCCGAGCCACGCGCCGAGGGCCCGACCGCCTTCGTCTCGATCATGGAAGGCTGCTCGAAGTACTGCTCCTACTGCGTGGTGCCCTACACCCGCGGCGAAGAGATCAGCCGCCCGTTCGACGATGTCATCGTGGAAGTGGCCCAGCTCGCCGAGCAGGGCGTCCGCGAGGTCAACCTGCTTGGCCAGAACGTCAACGCCTACCGCGGCCCGATGCACGACGGCGACATCGCCGACCTGTCGGTGCTGATCCACGCCATCGCGCAGATCGACGGCATCGGCCGGATCCGCTTCACCACCTCGCATCCGCTGGAGTTCTCCGACTCGCTGATCGAGGCGTACGCCAGCGTGCCGCAGCTCGCCAACTACCTGCACCTGCCCGTGCAGGCCGGTTCCGACCGCATACTCTCCGCGATGAAGCGTGGCTACACCGCGATCGAGTTCAAGCAGAAGATCCGCAAGCTGCGCGCCGTGCGCCCCGACATCTGCATCTCGTCGGACTTCATCGTCGGCTTCCCCGGTGAAACCGAGGACGATTTCCAGAAGACGATGAAGCTGATCGACGACATCGGCTTCGACCAGAGCTTCTCGTTCATCTTCTCCTCGCGCCCGGGCACGCCAGCCGCCAACCTCGCCGACGACACCCCGGCCGACGAGAAGCATGCCCGGCTGATGCGCCTGCAGGCCGCGATCAACGAGAACGCGCGCAAGATCAACGAGGCGATGGTCGGCAGCGTCCAGCGCGTGCTGGTCGAGAAGCCGAGCCGCAAGAATCCGAACGAAATGACCGGCCGCACCGAGAACATGCGTTTCGTGAACTTCCCCGGCCATCCGCGGATGATCGGCCAGTTTGTGGACGTGTTGATCACCGAGGCCATGAGCAACTCGCTGCGTGGCCGCGTCCACGTCCTGATGTAG
- a CDS encoding PhoH family protein, whose translation MNPGLSQRDFALDPEDNTRLANLCGPLDEHIRQIELRLGVEVDHRGALFRVIGNEASAKAGEQVIRALYAATETEVLTGAVINIHLAESGIDALNEQAAESAQEVVIKVKRGVIKGRGPNQARYLHAITTHDINFGVGPAGTGKTYLAVASAIEALEANRVQRVLLVRPAVEAGEKLGFLPGDLSQKIDPYLRPLYDALYEMVGFEKVGKLIERNVIEIAPLAYMRGRTLNDSYVILDEAQNTTVEQMKMFLTRIGFGSVAVITGDVSQVDLPRHIRSGLRHAIEVLRGVDGISFTFFTSRDVVRHPLVAKIVRAYEAFEDKQDEAK comes from the coding sequence ATGAATCCAGGCCTTTCCCAGCGTGACTTCGCCCTCGATCCCGAGGACAACACACGCCTTGCCAACCTGTGTGGCCCGCTCGATGAGCACATCCGCCAGATCGAGCTCCGGCTCGGCGTCGAGGTGGATCATCGCGGCGCGCTGTTCCGCGTCATCGGCAACGAAGCATCGGCGAAGGCCGGCGAGCAGGTCATCCGCGCGCTGTATGCCGCGACGGAAACCGAAGTGCTCACCGGCGCCGTGATCAACATCCACCTGGCCGAATCGGGCATCGATGCCCTGAACGAGCAGGCTGCCGAATCCGCGCAGGAAGTGGTGATCAAGGTGAAGCGCGGCGTGATCAAGGGTCGCGGTCCTAACCAGGCACGCTACCTGCACGCGATCACCACCCACGACATCAACTTCGGCGTGGGCCCGGCCGGCACCGGCAAGACCTACCTCGCCGTGGCCAGCGCCATCGAGGCACTGGAAGCCAACCGCGTGCAGCGCGTGCTGCTGGTGCGCCCCGCGGTGGAAGCCGGCGAAAAGCTCGGCTTCCTGCCCGGCGACCTCAGCCAGAAGATCGATCCCTACCTGCGCCCGCTGTACGACGCGCTGTACGAAATGGTCGGTTTCGAGAAGGTCGGCAAGCTGATCGAGCGCAATGTGATCGAGATCGCGCCGCTGGCCTACATGCGTGGCCGTACGCTAAACGACTCGTACGTGATCCTCGACGAGGCGCAGAACACCACGGTCGAGCAGATGAAGATGTTCCTGACCCGCATCGGCTTCGGCTCGGTGGCGGTGATCACGGGCGACGTCTCCCAGGTCGACCTGCCCCGCCACATCCGTTCGGGCCTGCGCCACGCCATCGAGGTGTTGCGCGGCGTGGACGGGATCAGCTTCACCTTCTTCACCTCGCGCGACGTGGTCCGCCACCCGCTGGTGGCGAAGATCGTGCGCGCCTACGAGGCGTTCGAAGACAAGCAGGACGAAGCCAAGTGA
- the ybeY gene encoding rRNA maturation RNase YbeY, with translation MDVAVGYATASRKGIPASASFRRWVEAALKGARRRRATEVAIRIVDADEGQALNLQYRGRDYATNVLSFPADLPPGLNLPLIGDLVICAPVVASEAAEQGKKAIDHWAHMTVHGTLHLLGYDHIVDAEAEAMEALETRILAGLGIPDPYTVPL, from the coding sequence CTGGACGTCGCGGTCGGCTACGCCACCGCCTCGCGCAAGGGTATCCCCGCCTCCGCGAGCTTCCGCCGCTGGGTGGAGGCTGCGCTCAAGGGGGCCCGTCGGCGCCGGGCCACCGAAGTGGCCATCCGCATCGTCGATGCCGACGAAGGCCAGGCGCTGAACCTGCAGTACCGCGGCCGCGACTACGCCACCAACGTGCTGTCGTTCCCCGCCGACCTGCCGCCAGGCCTCAACCTGCCGCTGATCGGCGACCTGGTGATCTGCGCCCCCGTGGTCGCCAGCGAGGCCGCCGAGCAGGGCAAGAAGGCGATCGACCACTGGGCCCACATGACCGTCCACGGCACCCTGCACCTGCTCGGCTACGACCACATCGTGGACGCCGAAGCCGAGGCCATGGAAGCCCTCGAAACCCGCATCCTGGCCGGCCTCGGCATCCCCGACCCCTACACCGTACCCTTGTAG
- a CDS encoding CBS domain-containing protein: MNDDPGSTNGPAHRSWWDRLGHLFSSEPRNRGELIEELRNAQANGLLSNDTLTMVEGAIKVTELSVDDVMVPRAQIVSLPIDAPLADILTAVVESGHSRFPVHGEDKDEVLGILLAKDLLKYFGKAECSDIRALLRPAVLIPESMRLNVLLAEFRLTRNHMALVVDEYGGVAGLITIEDVLEQIVGEIDDEHDDEEDPVLVEPLEGGGFTVSALTPIADFNDETGAHFSDEEFDTVGGMITSEFGHLPAVGEEIAVGDFLFRVTEADDRRVQQFHVSQANGAA, encoded by the coding sequence ATGAACGACGACCCTGGTAGTACCAACGGCCCGGCTCACCGATCGTGGTGGGACCGACTGGGCCATCTGTTTTCCAGTGAGCCGCGCAACCGCGGTGAACTGATCGAGGAGCTGCGCAACGCCCAGGCCAACGGCCTCCTCTCTAACGACACCCTGACCATGGTCGAGGGCGCGATCAAGGTCACCGAACTCAGCGTCGATGACGTGATGGTGCCGCGGGCCCAGATCGTGAGCCTGCCGATCGATGCGCCGCTGGCCGACATCCTCACCGCCGTGGTCGAGTCCGGTCACTCGCGCTTCCCCGTGCACGGTGAAGACAAGGACGAAGTCCTCGGCATCCTGCTCGCGAAAGACCTGCTGAAGTACTTCGGCAAGGCCGAGTGCAGCGACATCCGCGCCCTGCTCCGCCCCGCGGTGCTGATCCCCGAATCCATGCGCCTGAACGTGCTGCTGGCTGAGTTCCGCCTCACGCGTAACCACATGGCGCTGGTGGTGGACGAATACGGCGGCGTCGCGGGCCTGATCACGATCGAAGACGTGCTCGAGCAGATCGTCGGCGAGATCGACGACGAACACGACGACGAAGAGGATCCCGTGCTAGTCGAGCCGCTGGAAGGCGGTGGCTTCACCGTCAGCGCGCTCACGCCGATCGCCGACTTCAACGACGAAACCGGCGCGCATTTCTCCGACGAAGAGTTCGATACGGTCGGCGGCATGATCACCTCCGAGTTCGGCCACCTGCCGGCCGTGGGTGAAGAAATCGCCGTGGGCGACTTCCTCTTCCGTGTGACGGAGGCCGACGACCGTCGCGTGCAGCAATTCCACGTCAGCCAGGCCAACGGCGCAGCGTGA
- a CDS encoding DUF4105 domain-containing protein: MRLALLFLVALFLAPAIARAGIVDAPASNIEISLLTYGPGDIYWERFGHDALEVRDTASGEAIAFNYGVFDFDQDGFILNFARGIMAYRMDAETTASDVQFYKGEGRYVRRQVLALDSTQKDTLRQFLLWNIRPENAGYNYDYYLDNCTTRVRDALDAALGGELERQWRSQPGGMTYREQTARLMSNQAWLMLGMDLGLGPFADQPMTSWKDAFLPMELEALVRKTQVHGKPLVLQDETVADATLQPPPDKAPDLRWPLLVAGLLLAIPLALPALTRHRVARGIFVAAGTLFTVFVGIAGLFMLGLWTLTLHRSAWGNFNLLAYQPFALLIIPGIWRLRRAGRPLSRLASRVTGVSFAACVIGILLHAWPDFPQQNMPWLLFAFPCWAALFASLCRRHD, encoded by the coding sequence ATGCGTCTTGCCCTGCTCTTCCTCGTCGCCCTGTTCCTCGCGCCGGCCATCGCCCGCGCGGGGATCGTTGATGCGCCCGCGTCGAACATCGAAATCTCCCTGCTCACCTATGGGCCGGGCGATATCTATTGGGAACGCTTCGGCCATGACGCACTGGAAGTGCGCGACACCGCCAGCGGCGAAGCCATCGCCTTCAACTACGGCGTGTTCGATTTCGACCAGGACGGTTTCATCCTGAATTTCGCCCGCGGCATCATGGCCTACCGGATGGATGCGGAGACCACCGCTTCCGACGTGCAGTTCTACAAGGGCGAAGGTCGCTACGTCCGGCGCCAGGTGCTCGCGCTGGATAGCACGCAGAAAGACACCCTGCGTCAGTTCCTGCTCTGGAACATCCGCCCTGAAAACGCGGGCTACAACTACGACTATTACCTGGACAACTGCACCACCCGGGTCCGCGATGCGCTGGACGCGGCGCTGGGCGGCGAACTGGAACGGCAGTGGCGTAGCCAGCCCGGTGGCATGACCTACCGCGAGCAGACGGCACGGCTGATGAGCAACCAGGCCTGGCTGATGCTCGGCATGGACCTCGGCCTGGGGCCGTTCGCCGACCAGCCGATGACCTCGTGGAAGGATGCCTTCCTGCCGATGGAGCTGGAGGCACTGGTCCGCAAGACGCAGGTCCACGGCAAGCCGCTCGTGCTGCAGGACGAGACCGTCGCCGATGCCACGTTGCAGCCGCCGCCGGACAAGGCGCCCGACCTGCGCTGGCCGCTGCTGGTCGCCGGCCTGCTGCTGGCGATTCCGCTCGCGTTGCCGGCGCTGACCCGCCACCGCGTGGCTAGGGGCATCTTCGTCGCCGCGGGCACGCTGTTCACCGTCTTCGTCGGCATCGCCGGACTGTTCATGCTCGGCCTGTGGACGCTGACCCTGCACCGCTCGGCGTGGGGCAACTTCAACCTGCTGGCGTACCAGCCGTTCGCGCTGCTGATCATCCCGGGCATCTGGCGACTGCGCCGTGCCGGCCGCCCGCTCAGCCGACTGGCATCGCGGGTCACGGGGGTGTCGTTCGCCGCCTGCGTGATCGGCATCCTGCTGCACGCGTGGCCGGACTTCCCGCAGCAGAACATGCCCTGGCTGCTGTTTGCGTTCCCGTGCTGGGCCGCCCTGTTCGCCAGCCTTTGCCGGCGGCACGATTGA
- a CDS encoding magnesium and cobalt transport protein CorA, whose translation MATVPQIPEPAAVAAAAAASGMIVNCVAYRTNGKRIGDISVDDISEVLKEPDTFVWIGLHEPDEALLLKLQEEFDLHDLAIEDAQLAHQRTKIETYGDSLFIVAQTAQLVGGNIAFGETQIFVGRRYFMTVRHGASLSYAPARRSCEQTPELLAMGPSYALYAVLDFIVDNFLPIVRDFRQELHELENDIFAETYNRQTIKRLYDMQRELMTLRLAVAPLQDIVAQLVRLHPHLIHDELRAYFRDIYDHVFRVNESISAMREMLGAAIGVNLSLVTFGQNEVMKKLAGWAAMLAAPTLITSWYGMNFAHMPELDKPWAYPTITCVVACIVGGIFIMLKKNRWF comes from the coding sequence ATGGCCACTGTCCCCCAGATTCCCGAACCCGCCGCCGTCGCCGCAGCCGCTGCTGCCAGCGGCATGATCGTCAACTGCGTTGCCTACCGCACCAATGGCAAGCGCATCGGCGACATCTCGGTCGACGACATCAGCGAAGTGCTCAAAGAGCCGGACACCTTCGTCTGGATCGGCCTGCACGAACCCGATGAAGCCTTGCTGCTGAAGTTGCAGGAAGAGTTCGACCTGCACGACCTCGCCATCGAGGACGCGCAGCTGGCGCACCAGCGCACCAAGATCGAAACCTATGGCGACTCGTTGTTCATCGTCGCGCAGACCGCGCAGCTGGTCGGCGGCAACATCGCCTTCGGTGAAACGCAGATCTTCGTCGGCCGCCGCTACTTCATGACCGTACGCCATGGCGCCTCGCTGTCCTACGCGCCGGCCCGGCGCAGTTGCGAGCAGACGCCCGAGCTCCTCGCGATGGGGCCGAGCTATGCGCTGTACGCCGTGCTCGACTTCATCGTCGACAACTTCCTGCCGATCGTGCGCGATTTCCGGCAGGAACTGCACGAGCTCGAGAACGACATTTTTGCCGAGACCTACAACCGGCAGACGATCAAGCGCCTGTACGACATGCAGCGCGAACTGATGACACTGCGCCTGGCTGTCGCGCCGCTGCAGGACATCGTCGCCCAGCTCGTGCGCCTGCATCCGCACCTCATCCACGACGAACTGCGCGCCTATTTCCGCGACATCTACGACCATGTGTTCCGGGTCAACGAATCCATTTCCGCCATGCGCGAAATGCTCGGCGCGGCCATCGGCGTCAATCTTTCGCTGGTGACGTTCGGCCAGAACGAAGTGATGAAGAAGCTGGCAGGCTGGGCGGCGATGCTCGCCGCGCCAACCCTGATCACCAGTTGGTACGGCATGAACTTCGCGCACATGCCGGAGCTGGACAAGCCCTGGGCCTACCCCACGATCACCTGCGTCGTCGCATGCATCGTCGGCGGCATCTTCATCATGCTGAAGAAGAACCGCTGGTTCTAG
- the dhaK gene encoding dihydroxyacetone kinase subunit DhaK has protein sequence MKKIINDPRQVVREMLEGSVFRSPGQALLSNQNVVVRKKHDGDTTVAILSGGGSGHEPAHAGYVGDGMLAAAIAGDVFTSPSVDAVLAAIRVVGGTAGAVLVVKNYTGDRLNFGLAAEIARSEGIPVEIVTVADDVALRDTVAADRRRGIAGTVLVHKVIGAAAAAGSSVSDVAELGRRTAAGLGSMGVALGSCTVPAAGHPGFELGEKEIEYGLGIHGEPGVRKGPMAPADSLADTVLSTILDDLAIERGQRVALLVNGLGATPPMELDILLRGALHFLHERGIEVVRAWCGNFLTALDMPGASLSLLKVDDELLSLLDAPASAPAWPGGGILNDTPILQLDIAPSDAPPTGSPTAAGDTVRRAAHAAAQALIAAEDELTDLDAKAGDGDLGASMRRGAEAVLALPGHAWHTPEIALRSMADAMRQAIGGSSGPFYATALMRAARELDGVADPTPVQWHAALLAAAHAIADLGGAKAGDRTMLDALYPAADAYKAALDAGMQPYEALEALHLAARRGAEETATLRANAGRAAYLGDRSIGIPDGGAVAVAIWMGALR, from the coding sequence ATGAAAAAGATCATCAACGATCCGCGCCAAGTCGTCCGTGAAATGCTTGAAGGATCGGTGTTCCGCTCGCCCGGGCAGGCGCTGCTGTCGAACCAGAATGTCGTGGTACGCAAGAAACACGACGGGGACACGACGGTAGCCATCCTTTCCGGCGGCGGTAGCGGGCATGAACCTGCGCACGCCGGGTACGTGGGCGATGGCATGCTGGCCGCGGCGATCGCGGGCGATGTGTTCACCTCGCCGAGCGTCGATGCCGTGCTGGCCGCTATCCGCGTCGTCGGCGGCACGGCCGGTGCCGTGCTCGTGGTGAAGAATTACACCGGCGACAGGCTCAACTTTGGCCTTGCCGCCGAGATCGCGCGCAGCGAAGGCATCCCGGTCGAGATCGTGACGGTGGCCGATGACGTCGCCCTGCGTGACACCGTAGCCGCCGATCGCCGTCGTGGCATCGCCGGTACCGTGCTCGTGCACAAGGTGATTGGCGCGGCGGCCGCCGCAGGGTCCAGCGTCTCGGACGTGGCCGAACTCGGTCGGCGTACGGCCGCGGGCCTGGGCTCCATGGGCGTGGCCCTCGGCTCGTGCACGGTCCCTGCCGCCGGCCACCCCGGCTTCGAACTGGGCGAGAAGGAGATCGAATACGGCCTGGGGATCCATGGCGAGCCGGGCGTGCGCAAGGGTCCGATGGCGCCGGCGGACAGCCTCGCCGACACCGTGCTCTCGACGATCCTCGACGACCTTGCCATCGAGCGCGGACAACGCGTTGCCCTGCTGGTCAATGGGCTCGGCGCGACCCCGCCGATGGAGCTCGACATCCTCCTGCGCGGTGCCCTGCACTTCCTGCACGAGCGCGGCATCGAGGTCGTGCGCGCGTGGTGCGGTAACTTCCTCACGGCACTGGACATGCCCGGCGCATCGCTGTCGCTGCTCAAGGTCGACGACGAGTTGCTGTCGTTGCTGGACGCCCCTGCGTCGGCACCTGCGTGGCCGGGCGGTGGCATCTTGAATGACACGCCCATCCTGCAGCTCGACATCGCACCCAGCGACGCGCCGCCAACCGGTTCGCCGACCGCGGCGGGCGACACCGTCCGCCGCGCGGCGCATGCGGCGGCGCAGGCACTCATCGCCGCGGAGGACGAGCTTACCGACCTCGACGCCAAAGCCGGCGACGGTGATCTCGGCGCCAGCATGCGCCGCGGTGCCGAGGCCGTGCTCGCCCTGCCCGGCCATGCATGGCACACCCCGGAGATCGCCCTGCGCTCGATGGCCGACGCCATGCGCCAGGCCATCGGCGGTAGCTCGGGGCCGTTCTACGCTACGGCACTGATGCGCGCCGCCCGTGAGCTGGATGGCGTTGCCGATCCCACGCCGGTGCAGTGGCATGCCGCGCTACTGGCGGCTGCACACGCCATCGCCGATCTGGGCGGTGCGAAAGCCGGCGATCGCACCATGCTCGATGCCCTGTATCCAGCGGCCGATGCCTACAAGGCCGCACTGGATGCGGGCATGCAGCCGTACGAGGCACTCGAAGCCTTGCATCTGGCGGCCCGGCGCGGCGCCGAGGAGACGGCAACCCTGCGGGCTAACGCTGGCCGTGCGGCATACCTCGGTGATCGCTCGATCGGCATCCCCGATGGCGGTGCCGTCGCCGTGGCCATCTGGATGGGGGCGTTGCGCTAG
- a CDS encoding acyltransferase, with protein MGAILAGLRATASDGWTHGANRRPSLAIVTPNRLDTDIMATPRPYPDAHHLAYRPGIDGMRAIAVLGVVLYHAGFGPPGGFVGVDVFFVISGFLITSLLTLEHANTGRIDLTAFYARRVRRLLPALGVVLLTTLAASAMLLSPTGAMPSMLRSAAASAVFGANIFFQYTTGDYFGPDTSQLPLLHLWSLGVEEQFYLAWPIALIATYALPRRVRVALFAVAAIASFVFVEIALAHGSTSAFYAMPSRWWELAAGALVAWTPGASKRAATVVQWFGIAFVALALGVPLHPFPGTGALPAVIGAALLLYGSASDGPVAGMLSSRAFVAVGRISYPLYLWHWPLLALAAVAIPGQSGPLFRAELVAAALLLAAATQRWVERPVQARPLARSRRMVGATLLACLATAFALAQAADLVASNASPDDLASRIERDTPPLALTCERRSYDPVELPDASRCALGGKGPVNVAIWGDSHAMSMQPVAAAIAARGNGKTAMAYARELCPPALGYDNGEAARVVALCRSSNEATLSAMQGMDTVILAARWPDPATRGFGDDLLATFDRLSPSVRRIIVIGATPTLPARPPQCVRAHDLAACTQKQGEFRASTAAIRTLLASLPARYPNVTYIEPTPFFCDKVDCPPIRDGIGLYFDRDHVTVSGATAFARSVLMMTRAADL; from the coding sequence GTGGGCGCCATCCTAGCTGGTTTGCGCGCGACGGCGTCGGATGGCTGGACGCACGGCGCCAATCGTCGTCCATCCTTGGCTATAGTGACGCCCAACCGGCTCGATACGGACATCATGGCAACGCCCCGCCCTTACCCGGACGCACATCACCTCGCCTACCGTCCCGGCATCGACGGCATGCGTGCGATCGCCGTACTCGGCGTGGTGCTTTACCACGCCGGCTTTGGCCCACCCGGCGGCTTCGTCGGCGTCGATGTCTTCTTTGTGATCTCGGGCTTCCTGATTACGTCGCTGCTCACGCTGGAACACGCGAACACAGGCCGCATCGACCTCACCGCCTTCTACGCGAGGCGGGTGCGGCGCCTGCTCCCCGCACTGGGCGTCGTCCTGCTCACGACGCTGGCGGCGTCCGCCATGCTGTTATCGCCCACCGGCGCGATGCCATCGATGCTGCGTTCCGCCGCTGCGTCGGCGGTATTCGGTGCGAACATTTTCTTCCAGTACACGACGGGGGATTACTTCGGCCCGGATACCAGCCAACTGCCCTTGCTGCACCTGTGGTCACTCGGTGTGGAAGAGCAGTTCTACCTGGCCTGGCCGATCGCACTGATCGCGACGTACGCGCTGCCGCGCCGTGTGCGCGTGGCGTTGTTCGCCGTGGCCGCCATCGCATCCTTCGTGTTCGTCGAGATCGCGCTGGCGCATGGCAGCACCAGCGCGTTCTACGCCATGCCGTCGCGCTGGTGGGAACTGGCAGCCGGCGCCCTCGTCGCGTGGACGCCGGGCGCCAGCAAGCGCGCGGCAACCGTCGTCCAGTGGTTCGGGATCGCTTTCGTCGCGCTGGCGCTGGGCGTGCCTCTCCACCCCTTTCCAGGCACGGGAGCCTTGCCGGCCGTGATTGGAGCCGCCCTCCTGCTTTACGGCAGCGCGTCGGATGGCCCGGTAGCAGGCATGCTGTCGTCCCGCGCGTTCGTGGCCGTTGGACGCATCTCTTATCCGTTGTACCTGTGGCACTGGCCGCTGCTCGCGCTGGCCGCAGTGGCCATTCCGGGGCAATCCGGCCCGTTGTTTCGCGCGGAACTGGTGGCGGCGGCGCTGCTTCTCGCCGCGGCCACGCAGCGCTGGGTCGAACGCCCGGTGCAGGCCCGGCCGCTGGCACGCAGCCGTCGCATGGTCGGCGCCACGCTGCTTGCCTGCCTAGCGACGGCGTTCGCACTGGCACAAGCGGCGGACCTGGTCGCATCGAATGCATCGCCGGACGACCTGGCGAGCCGTATCGAGCGCGACACCCCGCCGCTCGCGCTCACCTGCGAGCGGCGATCCTACGATCCGGTCGAGCTCCCCGACGCATCGCGCTGTGCCCTGGGCGGCAAAGGGCCCGTCAACGTGGCTATCTGGGGCGACTCCCACGCGATGTCGATGCAACCCGTGGCGGCTGCCATCGCAGCGAGGGGCAACGGCAAGACCGCCATGGCCTACGCCCGTGAACTCTGTCCACCTGCGCTGGGTTATGACAACGGCGAAGCAGCACGCGTCGTCGCGCTATGCCGGTCATCCAACGAAGCGACGCTAAGCGCCATGCAGGGCATGGACACGGTGATCCTGGCGGCCCGATGGCCCGATCCGGCGACGCGAGGTTTTGGCGACGACCTGCTGGCGACGTTCGACCGTCTTTCGCCAAGTGTGCGGCGGATCATCGTCATCGGTGCGACACCCACGTTGCCTGCACGGCCTCCGCAGTGCGTGCGCGCCCATGACCTGGCGGCGTGCACGCAGAAACAGGGTGAATTCCGGGCGTCGACCGCAGCGATCCGCACGCTGTTGGCGTCGTTGCCAGCGCGCTATCCCAACGTCACGTACATCGAGCCCACGCCGTTCTTCTGCGACAAGGTGGATTGCCCACCCATCCGGGATGGCATTGGTCTTTACTTCGACAGGGACCACGTCACTGTCAGTGGCGCAACGGCATTTGCGCGAAGCGTGCTGATGATGACACGCGCCGCCGATCTCTAA